GCTGACCAACCCGTTCGAGACCCAGCTCATCAAGTCCATGGACGTGCGCCTGGGAGGACCGGCCGGTCCGCCGGAGCCGCTCGGCTTCCTGACCTCGGCCCTGGGGAGCGGCAAGGGGGAAGGAGATGCGAGCGGCGACACCGGGACGGGACCGGGCTGCCCCTTCGGCGGGATGGTGGCGGCGATGGGATCGGGGGTCGGACGGGAGGAAGACGGGACGCCGGACGGCCCCCTCTGGACGGACGAGGCGGCAGAGCGGCTGAACCGGATCCCGGGCTTCGTCCGGGGGATGGCCAAGAAGGGGATCGAGCAGTTCGCCCGGGAGCGGGGATACCCCCGGATCACGGGGGCGGTGATGGACGAGGCGCGCGGCGCGCTCGGGATGTAAGGGGGGAACGCCATGAAGCTGCCAATCGCGCTCACGGTCAACGGGCGGCGGCGGGAGGACACGGTGGAGCCGCGGCTCCTCCTGGTCCACTACCTCCGCGACGTCCTGGGGCTCACCGGGACGAAGGTCGGATGCGACACGAGCCAGTGCGGGGCCTGCACCATCCTGCTGGACGGGGTGAGCGTGAAGTCCTGCACGCTCCTCGCCGTCCAGGCGGACGGAGCCGAGCTCACCACGATCGAGGGGCTGCAGCAGAACGGGCGGCTGCACCCGGTCCAGGAGGCCTTCTGGGAGCTGCACGCGCTGCAGTGCGGGTACTGCACCCCGGGGATGATCCTCCAGGCGGTGCAAGTATTGAAGGAGCGGCCCAACCCAACGGAGGCGGAGATCCGCCACGGCCTCGAGGGGAACCTCTGCCGGTGCACGGGCTACCACAACATCGTGCGGGCGGTGCAGCGCGCGGCCGGCGCCGGGCGCTGAGGAGACAGCCATGAAATACATCGGGGCGCCCCTCAAGCGGAAGGAGGACCCCCGCCTCATCACGGGACAGGGGGCCTACGTGGATGACATTCCCCTGCCGGGGATCCTGCACTGCGCCGTCCTCCGAAGTCCCCATGGGCACGCGCGGATCACGGGCATCCGGACGGAGCAGGCGGCCCGCCACCCGGGGGTGATCGCGGTCCTGACCGGCCGGGACATCGCCGGGAAGATGGGGACCATGCCGTGCGGCTGGAATCTGCCGGGGCTGAAGACCCCGGCTCACCCGGTCCTGGCGACGGACAGGGTCCGCCTCGTGGGAGACCGCGTGGCGGCCGTCGTGGCCGAAGACCGGTACACCGCCCGGGACGCCCTCGACCTGATCGCGGTGGACTACGAGGCGCTCCCGGCCGTCACGGATTGCGAGCGGGCCTTCGCCCCCGGCGCCCCCACGATTCACGACGAGGCGCCGGACAACACGGCCTTCGCCTGGGGTTTCCCCGGGCAGGGGGTGGAGGAGGCCTTCAAGAAGGCGGACCGGGTCGTCCGTCTGCGGCTGGTCAACCAGCGCGTGATCCCGAACGCGATGGAGCCGCGGGGGGTCCTGGCCCAGTTCAAGCCGGCGGCCGGGGAGCTGACCGTCTGGACCAGCACCCAGGCCCCGCACCTGATCCGGGCCCTGCTCGGCATGGTCCTCGGGTTCCCCGAGCACAAACTGCGGGTCA
The window above is part of the Candidatus Methylomirabilis sp. genome. Proteins encoded here:
- a CDS encoding (2Fe-2S)-binding protein, yielding MKLPIALTVNGRRREDTVEPRLLLVHYLRDVLGLTGTKVGCDTSQCGACTILLDGVSVKSCTLLAVQADGAELTTIEGLQQNGRLHPVQEAFWELHALQCGYCTPGMILQAVQVLKERPNPTEAEIRHGLEGNLCRCTGYHNIVRAVQRAAGAGR
- a CDS encoding PCP reductase family protein encodes the protein MKFLCVACDAPMALESARGPEAGSITAVFSCPACGRQVAMLTNPFETQLIKSMDVRLGGPAGPPEPLGFLTSALGSGKGEGDASGDTGTGPGCPFGGMVAAMGSGVGREEDGTPDGPLWTDEAAERLNRIPGFVRGMAKKGIEQFARERGYPRITGAVMDEARGALGM